GCCTTCCACCCCGCGCCACTCCAGTTCCTCCTCGAAAGTTCCACCACGACGACGAGCAGCACCACCATGGCGCGGTCCTTCTCCACGACCTTCGTGTTTGCCATTTCGTCCAGGTACGATGGCCTGACCAGCTACGGGCTTGCGTTCGTGGTCGCTCCGACCTCGAACCTCTCGACTGCGAACGGCGGGCGGTACATGGGCCTCCTCAACGCGACAAACGGCACGGCGAGCCACCGCATCCTGGCGGTCGAGCTCGACACCATCATGGACGTCGCGTTCCGCGACATCGACAGCAACCACGTCGGCATCGACGTCAACAGCCTAGTCTCACGGCAGGCCAAGCCGGCTGGGTACTACAGCAACGAGAACGGCGCCTTCCAAGATCTGAGGTTGAACAGCCGCAAACCGATGCAGGTGTGGGTGGACTATGACGCCCAAGCCAGGCGAATCAATGTGACATTAGCACCTGTGCAGGTACCAAAGCCCAGGAATCCTCTACTCTCCGAGGTTATTGATCTCTCCACGGTCATGGTGGACGAAATGTACGTCGGCTTTTCTGCTTCTAGCGGTACTCCCGGTGACAATCACCACTCTGTCCTTGGATGGAGTTTCAGCTTCGACGGACCTGCCCCGGCGCTAGACTTCTTCAAGCTTCCCGCCCTGCCACGCCTAGGTCCCAAGCCTCGGTCCAAGATCTTGGACGTCGTGTTGCCACCGGCCACGGTATCGCTTGTCATTGCCGTGCTAGCtgccgtcttcttcttcttgtggcATCGGCGCCGATTTGCCGAGGTGAGAGAAGATTGGGAGGATGAGTTCGGCCCACACCGTTTCGCATACAAGGATTTATTTCATGCCACTGAGGGGTTTTCGGGTAGGAATTTACTTGGAGTAGGAGGATTTGGAAGAGTGTACAGAGGATTGCTTTCTGCGTTCAATTTGGAGGTTGCGGTGAAGAGGGTGTCACATGATTCTAAACAAGGACTAAGGGAGTTCATTGCGGAGGTGGTGAGCATTGGCCGTCTCCAACACCGGAATCTCGCACGGTTACTAGGCTACTGCCGTCGGAAGGGTGAACTTCTCTTGGTTTATGAGTACATGGAAAATGGTAGTCTTGACAAGTACTTACATACTCAAAATAAGCCAGCTCTACATTGGCCTGAGAGGTTTCGGATCATCAAAGGTGTCGCATCAAGCTTGTTGTATCTTCATGAGGAATGGGAGCAAATTGTCATCCATCGAGATATAAAGGCTAGCAATGTGCTCTTGGACAGTCAGATGAATGGACGGCTCGGTGATTTTGGTCTAGCAAGGTTATACGACCATGGCACAGTTTCTAAAACAACACATGTGGTGGGCACCATGGGGTACCTTGCACCGGAACTTATACGCACCGGGAAGGCAACACCCTTAACCGATGTGTTCGCATTTGGTGTGTTTATCCTTGAggtcgcatgtgggcctagaccaatCAACAGTAGCAAGGATATCACAGAGTTAGTGTTGGTCGATTGGGTGCTTGAACATCACCACAACGGCTCAATTCTCGACGTGGTCGATCCACGTCTTATGGGGAATTTCAACACAGAGGAAGCCACCCTCCTGCTCAAATTAGGTTTGTTATGCTCCTACCCATCGGCCAATGCAAGACCTAGCATGCGAAAGGTCATGCAATACCTGAACCGCGACCAGTCAATTCCTGACCTGTCCGCCTACATGAGTTACAACAGGATAGCAATGATGCAGAATGAAGGGTTCGATTCATACGTAATGTCGTACCCTTCATCGAATACGAATATTTGTGTTGTATCTGGTGAGTCTTCGGTGTCGATTCTTGAAGAGGGAAGGTGAATGCTTTTAATTAACACCTCTCTTTTTTATTCTTCTCTCAATGTTCCTTTAAGAACCTGTAATCCATATTGGATCTGAGTTTGTCTAAGTGAACTAGTTCTATCTCATGCATGAGTTTCAGTAATCAGTAACACTTTTGGTAAGGAAATAGAGGTAACCGCCATTTGCCGAGACTCCGGAGTCCACTAGTAGTCCCTGGCGAGGTGTAAGCTTAGTTATGGATTTGCTTATCGATATCCTAAGAGCATCTCAAACAGATGATGAAAAATTGGTGTCGTGAAAACAATATAGGGCAGAAGAGAGAGAGAATTCATCACCGCCACGGTTGCTGCTTTAACAGATGTGGTAAAAGTGATGCCCAAAATTTTTGCCCTCCTCAGCCGCTGTTCTCCACTCCAACATTGCATACATAATTCAAACAAAAACCTGTGATTACGGGGAATTTGGCTACGGTCTCCCCTAATCTCTCCGCTAAACCTCCCCTAATCCCCCCCTAAAATATGGGGAATTTATGCTGCCTAGGCATCAAGCTCTATGAACCAATCAATAATTTTGTGTATGGTTTGGACCGAAACCAGTTTCTGTTGAATTTGTACGAGCATATGGCGATGTAGCTATAAACTGTTGCAGTTTGGACCGAAGCGAGTTTCAGGAGAATTAGCAACTTAATAATCTAGCACAAAGTACGTGCACAACATGAACTGTTGCGGTTTGGTTAAGTTTCAGTTGACTGAGACCTATTCACACCCTTTAAGTATCCGGTTCTTTCTACCAACTTTCACCTGAGGACATACATATTGAGGTAGAAGACATACATAGACGACGAGTTTGAGACCATGGACTCTGTGGAAGCAGATAGCCATTAGTGTCACGGGCCTATCATATTCTACGAGGCAGGCGTATTACTTTGAATTCAACATTTCAGCACACTGAAAATCATTTTCAGCATCAGTCGTCGCTGTGTCCATGAGGTACCCTCCCCCTTACTACCTCTGTCCTGATTTATTGTCCCTTTTTGTATTTTATGTcaaactttgaccgtaaatttaagtAACAAAAACTTAATGCATGTCAAAACAAATTATATCGTTGAATTCATATTTAAACATAGTTTTCGATAATATTACTTTtactatatataatatatatttatTAGCTCAAATCATAGTCAAAATATGAACCTAAGTACGAGAAGGACTAATAAACAAGGACGGGGGCACTACTTTCCTGCTTCCTTCCACGTGCAACGACTACGCTCTCTGCCTTGCCCCGCACGGCACGGTGCTTAATTACCCAGCTAACGAGTCACACTGCGAAAGATACTCCAGATCCGAAAAATGGTATTCCTTGTCAACACACGTCCTTCTTCGTGTAGTTTCCACAGCCCGGCGTCTCCTCTTCACCGTCAAAGCAATCACCCATCCACAACGTCAAAAGGAGAGGCTTGGTCTGCTCCTTGCAAGTGTGACGAGGCGCCATGCTTTCCGAGTCTGTGCTTGCGCTTGGTCTGCTCCTCCTGCTGAGCGTGAGCCTCGACGGAGAGGTGGCTCTGGCGGCGGAAGACGGCGAGTTCGCCTACCACGGCGAACCTTGCGCGGGATGGCCTCGCCACCGTCACGCCCGGCGGCCTCCTCCGTGGCGAAGCCAGGAGTTCAAAGTTGTgatgtcaattcaaaattatgaTGTCAAGTAGTTGTATTTAGATtaattctatattatttttgggacgttTTCTACTGATTTGGCCTTAATCCTGTGTAGTCAACGACTACCcagaacacccctagcaccgccACTCTCACCAACTCGGATCACCCGACGAAAGACCACGCCTTCCACCCTTCGCCGCTCCGCTTCCGCACAGGttccacgacgacgacgacgacggtgaaAAACACCACCGCCATGGCGCGGTCCTTCTCTACGTCCTTCGTCTTTGCCATCATGTCCAGCCACGGGCTTGCTTTCGTGGTAGCTCCGACCTCCAACCTCTCAACGGCGAACGGCCAGCAATACCGGCCTCCTCAACGCGACAAACGGCACGGCGAGCGACCCCATTTTGGCGGTCGAGCTCGACACCATCATGGACGCCAAGTTCCACGACGTCGACAGCAACCACGTGGGCATCGACGTAAACAGCCTCATCTCACGGCAGGCCAAGCGGGCTGGGTACTACCGCGACGAGGACGGCGCCTTTCAAGATCTGAGGCTGAACAGCCGCAGGCCGATGCAGGTGTGGGTTGACTACGACGCCATGGCCAGGCGACTCGACGTACCAAAGCCCAAGAATACTTTGCTCTCCCAAGTCATTGATCTCTCCACGGTCATGGCGGACAAGATGTACGTTGCCTTCTCGTCTTCGTCAGGAATCGACTCCACGCACCACTATGTCCTTGGATGGAGCTTCAGCTTGGACGGGCCTGCCCCGCCTCTCGACTTCTCCAAACTCCCTGCTCTGCCACATGTGGGTCCCAAGCCTCGGTCTAAGATCTTGAACGTCGTGCTGCCACTGGCTTCGTCATTGCTTGTCATCGCAGTGCTAGGTGTTGTCTTCTTCATTTTGTGGTATCGACGCTGATTTGCCGAGGTGAGAGAAGATTGGGAGGATGAGTTTGGCCCACATTGTTTCCGATACAAGGATTTGTTTCATGCCACCGAGGGGTTTTCAAGTAGGAATTTACTTGGTGTAGGAGGATTTGGAAGAGTGTACAGAGGATTGCTTTCTCCGTCCAATCTGGAGGTTGCGGTGAAGAGGGTGTCACATGATTCTAAACAAGGAATAAGTGAGTTCATTGCAGAGGTGGTGAGCATTGGCCGTCTCCACCACCGGAATCTCGCACGGTTACTAGGCTACTGCCATCGAAAGGGTGAACTTCTCTTAGTTTATGAGTACATGGAAAATGGTAGTCTTGACAGGTACTTGTACGATAAAAATAAGCCAACACTACACTGGCCTCAGAGGTATAAGATCATCAAAGGTGTTGCATCAAGTTTGTTGTATCTTCATGTGGAGTGGGAACAAATCGTCATCCATCGAGATATAAAGGCGAGCAATGTGCTCTTGGACGGTCAGATGAATGGACGGCTGGATGATTTTGGTCTAGCAAGGTTATACGACCATGGCACGGTTGCTAAAACAACACATGTGGTGGGAACCATGGGATACCTTGCACCGGAACTTATACGCACCGGGAAGGCAACACCCTTGACCGATGTGTTCGCATTTGGCGTGTTTCTCCTAGAGGTTGCATGTGGGTGTAGACCAATCAGCTGCAGGAAGGACAACACACAAACAATGTTGATTGAATGGGTGCTTGAACATCACCGCAATGGATTAGTTATCGATGTGGTAGATCCACGGCTCATGGGCAATTTCAACATAGAGGAAGCCACCCTCGTGCTCAACTTAGGATTATTGTGCTCCTACCCATCACCAAGTGCAAGGCCTAGCATGCGAAAGGTCGTGCAATACCTGGACCGTGGTCAGTTAATTCCTGACATGTCTCCAACCTATGTGAGTTACAACATGATAGCGATGATGCATAACGAAGGGTCCGGTTCGTACAAAATGGCATGCACTTTGTCGAATACTTAGCATTTGCTCTGTATCTGGTGAGTCTTCAGTGACCGTTCTACAAGAGGGGAGATGAATGCTTGCAATTGAATCTTCTCGTTTTATTCTCCTTTAGCTATTTTCAAGCGCTTATAATCAAACCGTGACATGAGTTTCCCTTTTAATATCATGTGATCCGAGTATGCTGGTGGAAGCTCTTTTACTTGTGTATGTATGAAACCATGTTTTCATAGTGAAATAATTATGTCTCGAGCATCAATTTTAGTAACCAGTAACACTACGGATGTAAAGTAATCAATTGTACTCCCTTCATTTCATATTAATTGTTGCCGATttaatacaactttgtactaaatcaacgaCAATTAACATGGATCGAAGGGAGTATCAATCTCTAGTGCTGGTGCTTTGTTGCTACTAGACTTGCACATTTCCATAGTGGGCCAAAGAGGCCCCTCAGTGCACGACTATATGACATGTCAATTGGCACCTTGGGTCAGGACAGAGCATCAGCTGTCGGCACAGAATACATCCCAAGGGAGCACGCGGCGGTACATAGGGTGAGGGTACATGGTCGCATTGTTGTAGGTCTGGACAGGAAGTTCGGGATCGAGGTTTGGTTGGGTTCGACTCGGGTCGAAGGTCCAACAAGCCAAGTCCAAACCTTCAGTCAAGCTCGTGAAGCTCGACAAGCCGGCTAGAGACTTGATGAACAAAAAATCCGCACGGCCTTTGCTAAAAAAATAGCAATATACTTTctccgttcactattataagatgttctaacttttttctgatttggatgtatatagacgcaattttatgtgtttgttcactcattttggtccgtatgtagtccatattaaaataccGAAAATATCTTACACTATTTGTGAAGAGTATTAATTAAGACCAATAGTTCACAATTATATAACATGATATAGACATTGCACCCACTCATAACATAGTCTATCAAGTAGACATAAAGTCCCAGCGAAACTAGTAAGACTACTCGATGCATTATTGTCCGTCAATTGAACAGGTCTAAATGTGGACAAATTTGAACATGTGCGAGGACCCGCAGTCCGGCACATGTAGTAGTACGTAGCAATCTTTACAGTTGTGATTTAGCTTAGTTCTCGTCCCAAAGCGCAGGCGCAGGCACCACGTGTACAATTTTCCTTACAGACATATGCAGAGGATGATGGATCATGGATGCTCAGAGGAAGACAAATCAGCAATGTTCCTAATGTCCCATCCCCGGCCCGAAGCAAGCGGTGAATAAATTTACAAGTACTCACTGAAGCAAACATTCACATGGCGGTACCAAACTATAACTGTGACGCCAACCAACTAGTGAAAAAAGAAGTCATTTTGCATCGAAGGGTCGATCGGAATCAAAGAGTTGATGAGACACTGTCATGGCTGGTCCGGGATGAACTAGATATGCGACAGTACTGTCAGAGATGCCCAAGAAGTCCATGGATATCTCATTCAGACATGCTTATTTTCCTGCCTTCTTCCACGTGCAATGACAAATTAACGTTCTTGCACAGCTTACCCAGCCAACGAGTGACTAGACTACTGCGAAAGATACTCTACTCGCAAAAAGAAAGCAGCGCTACTCACTGCAAGGCTCGGATTGTTACTTGCCGGACACGCCCGTTATCCCGTGTAGTTTTCTGCCCGGCGTCTTGCTTGTATGAGCTTGGAGCTATGTGCGAGTCCGAGTCTTCGTGAGATATTTTGCTTGCTTGAGCTGTGAGCTGTGTGTGGGTGCCTCGCAGCTTCCTGTGAGCAAGCTCCTAATGCAGGCCTGGGTGGTGTGTGGTTTGCTTCATTCGTTCACGGTCTACCTAGAGTTCCCAGCCGCTGAATCTTTGCTCTATATAAATGTGGAGAAGGAAGCGCTGCGCAAGCTTGTCAAGGAACCATGCAGTCTCTGCTAGCCcttggtctgctcctgctgctgaggCTCGATGGAGGTGTGGCCGTGGCGGCGGAAGACGGCCGGTTCGCCTACCAAGGCTTCGCCGCCGCGAACCTCACGCTAGACGGCGTCGCCGCCGTCACGCCCAACGGCCTCCTGCTGCTCACCGACACGGAGTACCAGACAACAGGCCATGCCTTCCACCCTGCACCACTCCGCTTCCTCGAGAGCTCCACCACGACGACGAACAGCGCCGCCGCCATGGCGCGGTCCTTCTCCGTGTCCTTCGTGTTCGCCATTAGGTCCAGATACGACGGCCTGACCAGCTACGGGCTTGCGTTCGTCGTCGCGCCGACCTCCAACCTCTCAGCTGCCGAGAGTGGGCGGTACCTGGGCCTCCTCAACGGGACAAATGGCACGGCGAGCGATCCCATCTTGGCGGTCGAGCTCGACACCATCATGGACGTCGAGTTCCGCGACATCAACAGCAACCACGTCGGCATCGACGTCAACAGCCTCATCTCACGCCAGGCCAAGCAGGCTGGGTACTACAGCGACGAGAACGGCGCCTTTCAAGAGCTGAGGCTGAACAGCCGCCAACCGATGCAGGTCATGGTTTTCACTTTCACTGTAATTTCATCATGTCAGCAGTTATAGCAGTACACataaattcaaattattttcaaactAACCTTTtggatttgaaaaatatttggttggaTCTCAATCAAATTCAAGTGAAAATTTCCGTCCTCTGTCCGAAATAAAAACCTAAATCACTGATTTCAGATATGGCTTAAATATTTCTAAAACTGAAATTCAAAACCATGTGCAGGTGTGGGTAGACTATGATGCACAGGTCAGACGACTCAATGTGACTTTAGCGCCCGTGCAGCTACCAAAGCCCAAGATTCCTCTACTCTCCGAACTCATTGATCTCTCCTTAATCATGGCGGACAAGATGTATGTCGGCTTTTCGGCTTCCGGAGGTTGGGGCGTAGGTACGCACCACTATGTCCTTGGATGGAGCTTCAGCTTGGACGGACCTGCCCCGCCGCTAGACTTCTCCAAGCTTCCTGTCCTACCACGCCTGGGTCCCAAGCCTCAGTCGAAGATCTTGGATGTCGTGTTGCCACTAGCCGCGACATTGCTTGTCATTGCAATGCTAGctgccatcttcttcttcttgtggcATCGGCGTCGATTTGCTGAGGTTCGAGAAGATTGGGAGGACGAGTTCGGCCCACACCGTTTCGCGTACAAGGATCTATTTCATGCCACTGAGGGGTTTTCCGGTATGAATTTACTTGGTGtgggaggatttggaagagtgtATAGAGGAGTGCTTTATGCGTCCAATTTGGAGGTTGCGGTGAAGAGAGTGTCACATGATTCAAAACAAGGAATAAGGGAGTTCATCGCAGAGGTGGTGAGCATTGGTCGTCTCCGCCACCGTAATCTCGCTCAGTTACTAGGCTACTGTCGGCGAAAGGGTGAACTTCTATTGGTTTATGAGTACATGGAAAATGGTAGTCTTGACAAGTACTTGTACAATAAAAATAAGCCAGCTCTACATTTATCCGAGAGGTATCGGATCATCAGAGATGTTGCATCAAGTTTGTTGTATCTTCATGAGGAATGGGAGCAAATCGTCATCCATCGAGATATAAAGGCTAGTAATGTGCTCTTGGACAGTCGAATGATTGGACGGCTTGGTGATTTTGGTCTAGCAAGGTTATATGACCATGG
This region of Triticum aestivum cultivar Chinese Spring chromosome 2D, IWGSC CS RefSeq v2.1, whole genome shotgun sequence genomic DNA includes:
- the LOC123051708 gene encoding L-type lectin-domain containing receptor kinase SIT2, with product MQSLLALGLLLLLRLDGGVAVAAEDGRFAYQGFAAANLTLDGVAAVTPNGLLLLTDTEYQTTGHAFHPAPLRFLESSTTTTNSAAAMARSFSVSFVFAIRSRYDGLTSYGLAFVVAPTSNLSAAESGRYLGLLNGTNGTASDPILAVELDTIMDVEFRDINSNHVGIDVNSLISRQAKQAGYYSDENGAFQELRLNSRQPMQVWVDYDAQVRRLNVTLAPVQLPKPKIPLLSELIDLSLIMADKMYVGFSASGGWGVGTHHYVLGWSFSLDGPAPPLDFSKLPVLPRLGPKPQSKILDVVLPLAATLLVIAMLAAIFFFLWHRRRFAEVREDWEDEFGPHRFAYKDLFHATEGFSGMNLLGVGGFGRVYRGVLYASNLEVAVKRVSHDSKQGIREFIAEVVSIGRLRHRNLAQLLGYCRRKGELLLVYEYMENGSLDKYLYNKNKPALHLSERYRIIRDVASSLLYLHEEWEQIVIHRDIKASNVLLDSRMIGRLGDFGLARLYDHGTVTTTTHVVGTMGYLAPELIRTGKATPLTDVFAFGVFLLEVACGRRPIGSSKDITQVVLVDWVLEHHRSGSILDAVDPCLMGNFNTEEASILLKLGLLCAYPSPTGRPSMRKVMQYLDRDQSIPDLSPTYASYSTIAMMQNEGFDSYIMSCPPSNTSISIVPVESSVEIPQEGR
- the LOC123048817 gene encoding L-type lectin-domain containing receptor kinase SIT2-like, coding for MLSQSLLALGLLLLLSLSLDGEVALAAEDGEFAYQGFATANLTLDGLATVMPNGLLLLTDTESSNTGHAFHPAPLQFLLESSTTTTSSTTMARSFSTTFVFAISSRYDGLTSYGLAFVVAPTSNLSTANGGRYMGLLNATNGTASHRILAVELDTIMDVAFRDIDSNHVGIDVNSLVSRQAKPAGYYSNENGAFQDLRLNSRKPMQVWVDYDAQARRINVTLAPVQVPKPRNPLLSEVIDLSTVMVDEMYVGFSASSGTPGDNHHSVLGWSFSFDGPAPALDFFKLPALPRLGPKPRSKILDVVLPPATVSLVIAVLAAVFFFLWHRRRFAEVREDWEDEFGPHRFAYKDLFHATEGFSGRNLLGVGGFGRVYRGLLSAFNLEVAVKRVSHDSKQGLREFIAEVVSIGRLQHRNLARLLGYCRRKGELLLVYEYMENGSLDKYLHTQNKPALHWPERFRIIKGVASSLLYLHEEWEQIVIHRDIKASNVLLDSQMNGRLGDFGLARLYDHGTVSKTTHVVGTMGYLAPELIRTGKATPLTDVFAFGVFILEVACGPRPINSSKDITELVLVDWVLEHHHNGSILDVVDPRLMGNFNTEEATLLLKLGLLCSYPSANARPSMRKVMQYLNRDQSIPDLSAYMSYNRIAMMQNEGFDSYVMSYPSSNTNICVVSGESSVSILEEGR